Proteins from a genomic interval of Desulfosporosinus sp. Sb-LF:
- the htpG gene encoding molecular chaperone HtpG, with translation MSTVVETKEFQTEIRQLLDIVIHSLYTEREIFLRELISNAADAMGKLHYIQLTSPDVKDKDLALEIFIDTDDNAHTLTISDTGIGMSKEELVENLGTIAHSGSKEFIKHLTAKGDQKDLNLIGQFGVGFYSAFMVADKVTLHTRSYQQEGESLVWESDGVGSYTISKGEDQARGTKMVLHLKEDAYEFAKEETVQRVIKQYSSFVPYPVTVNGTKVNTVDALWTKNKNEITGDEYNEFYKFIANAHEEPLFRLHFSSDAPLNINTLLFVPKDNFEQFGFGRTEPGVSLYCKKVLIQEKSQAVLPEWLRFLRGVMDSEELPLNISRETMQDSALVSKLNKVVTGRFLKFLEGQATSEPEKYKEFWEKFNQFLKEGAANDFTHRKELLKLLQFESSNSKAGELISLADYVGRMKDDQTVIYYVNGPSREVIESGPYLEAFRDKGLEVIYTYAAIDDYIFGAIGEYEGKRLVSADEADLKLDNEEKVRSEQSLSEEDVQALTSWLKEVLGSKVTEVRESKRLVDSPAVVFSPYGTNSMQRMMQLMNKDMNNVGPSVLEINAAHPMIKRMDIARKNEDSFAKTAAEQLFENAQIAAGLIADPRGMVNRLNEILERALG, from the coding sequence ATGAGTACGGTAGTAGAAACAAAGGAATTTCAAACGGAAATTCGGCAATTACTAGACATTGTAATCCACTCTCTTTATACTGAGCGCGAGATTTTCTTAAGAGAGCTAATTTCGAATGCAGCAGACGCGATGGGGAAACTGCATTATATTCAGTTAACAAGTCCAGACGTAAAAGACAAAGATTTGGCTTTGGAAATCTTTATTGATACAGATGACAATGCACATACACTAACGATTTCTGATACTGGAATCGGGATGTCGAAAGAAGAATTAGTTGAAAACTTAGGAACTATCGCTCATTCTGGATCTAAAGAATTCATCAAGCATCTTACTGCTAAAGGGGACCAAAAGGATCTTAATCTCATCGGTCAATTCGGGGTAGGCTTCTACTCTGCTTTCATGGTCGCAGATAAGGTTACCCTTCATACTCGTTCCTATCAGCAAGAGGGCGAAAGCCTAGTTTGGGAATCAGACGGTGTAGGGAGTTACACAATCTCTAAAGGAGAAGATCAAGCCAGAGGCACGAAAATGGTCCTTCATCTAAAAGAAGATGCCTATGAGTTTGCTAAGGAAGAAACTGTCCAACGGGTTATTAAGCAATACTCTAGTTTTGTACCATATCCTGTCACGGTTAATGGGACGAAAGTCAACACTGTAGATGCTCTCTGGACTAAAAACAAAAACGAAATCACGGGTGATGAGTACAATGAGTTTTATAAATTCATCGCAAATGCACATGAGGAACCACTTTTCCGCCTGCATTTCTCATCGGATGCGCCTTTGAATATTAATACCTTATTATTTGTTCCTAAGGATAACTTTGAACAGTTTGGCTTCGGTCGAACAGAGCCTGGTGTTAGCCTTTACTGCAAAAAAGTTCTAATTCAAGAAAAATCTCAGGCCGTTTTGCCTGAGTGGCTACGTTTCCTAAGAGGGGTTATGGACAGTGAGGAGCTTCCGCTAAATATCTCCCGAGAAACTATGCAGGATAGTGCTTTAGTCAGTAAACTCAACAAGGTCGTCACCGGTCGTTTTCTTAAATTTCTAGAGGGCCAAGCGACTTCGGAACCAGAAAAGTACAAAGAGTTCTGGGAGAAGTTTAACCAGTTTCTCAAAGAAGGGGCTGCGAATGACTTCACACATCGAAAAGAACTTCTTAAACTTTTGCAGTTTGAATCCTCTAATAGTAAGGCAGGCGAACTTATTTCCTTGGCGGATTATGTTGGTCGCATGAAAGATGACCAAACAGTCATTTACTATGTCAATGGACCTTCGCGAGAGGTGATTGAGTCTGGTCCGTATTTAGAAGCTTTCCGTGATAAAGGCCTAGAAGTGATTTATACGTATGCAGCGATTGATGATTACATCTTTGGGGCGATCGGAGAGTATGAAGGTAAGCGACTCGTATCGGCTGACGAAGCTGATTTAAAGTTAGATAATGAAGAGAAGGTTAGGAGCGAACAATCCTTGTCTGAGGAGGATGTCCAAGCCTTGACAAGCTGGCTTAAAGAGGTCTTGGGTAGTAAAGTGACAGAGGTTCGAGAATCTAAACGTTTAGTGGATAGTCCTGCAGTCGTTTTTAGTCCGTATGGGACAAATAGTATGCAGCGAATGATGCAACTTATGAATAAAGACATGAATAACGTGGGACCCAGTGTTTTGGAAATCAATGCAGCGCATCCGATGATTAAACGTATGGATATAGCTCGAAAAAACGAGGACTCATTTGCTAAAACTGCAGCAGAGCAACTATTTGAAAATGCGCAAATTGCAGCAGGTCTTATTGCTGATCCGCGAGGGATGGTCAACCGTCTCAATGAGATCTTAGAACGTGCGTTAGGTTAA
- a CDS encoding RsbRD N-terminal domain-containing protein codes for MDAKLKDLLVDKRSAISKGWFIAIMETYPTDTSGFMQKQQDQFANPVGHTIRQGVEGLLDALLEEKDFNEGMPFLDDIIKVRAVQDFTPSKAMSFIFLLKNVVHVELGKEIRQNQITDLLFSFESRIDDLALFAFNIYVKCREQIYELKSEELKRMTHLLLKKSNLAYEIPAQELELKTKDNN; via the coding sequence TTGGACGCAAAACTGAAGGACCTCTTGGTGGACAAGAGATCCGCCATCTCAAAAGGGTGGTTCATTGCAATCATGGAGACGTACCCAACGGATACGTCTGGTTTTATGCAAAAGCAACAAGATCAATTTGCTAACCCAGTGGGCCACACAATCAGACAAGGAGTAGAAGGCCTCTTGGATGCACTCCTCGAAGAAAAAGATTTTAACGAGGGTATGCCTTTCCTCGATGATATTATCAAGGTAAGAGCGGTTCAGGACTTCACCCCCTCAAAAGCTATGAGCTTTATTTTCCTTCTCAAAAACGTTGTTCACGTAGAACTCGGAAAGGAAATCAGGCAGAACCAGATCACTGATTTGTTGTTTAGTTTTGAATCAAGAATTGATGACCTGGCTTTATTTGCCTTTAACATATATGTAAAATGTCGAGAGCAAATCTATGAACTGAAATCGGAAGAACTTAAAAGGATGACTCACTTGCTCTTGAAGAAATCAAACTTGGCGTACGAGATCCCTGCTCAAGAATTAGAGCTAAAGACCAAAGATAATAATTAG
- the dsrM gene encoding sulfate reduction electron transfer complex DsrMKJOP subunit DsrM, translating into MKVLFSFLTVIVLVLVAAVGSVLNLKFAFGIIIPYLAFVMFVGGFVCRVIKWGRSPVPYRIPTTCGQQKTLPWIKQDKIENPTSALGVIARMAMEILFFRSLFRNLKTEVSEGPNGPKISYGSAKWLWIGSLVFHWSFLIIVIRHLRFFLEPVPGFVRIADALDGMLQIGLPPIYLTDLFFLLAVTFLLVRRFVIPQVRYISLPADFFPLFMIMSIAISGILMRYFYKVDIIAVKELAIGLAQLHPVLPAGIGDIFYVHIFLISVLFAYFPLSKLMHMGGIFLSPTRNMMNNSRIVRHINPWNHAVEVHTYAQYEDEFREKMKKAGIPVEKE; encoded by the coding sequence GTGAAAGTGCTGTTTTCTTTCCTCACAGTAATTGTTCTCGTTCTGGTCGCTGCTGTAGGTTCAGTGTTAAACTTAAAGTTTGCTTTTGGTATCATAATACCTTATTTAGCCTTTGTGATGTTTGTAGGTGGTTTCGTCTGTCGCGTGATTAAATGGGGTCGGTCGCCGGTTCCTTATCGTATACCGACAACTTGTGGACAGCAAAAAACACTCCCTTGGATTAAGCAAGACAAGATTGAAAACCCAACGAGCGCTCTCGGGGTTATTGCAAGAATGGCTATGGAAATACTTTTTTTTCGCTCTTTGTTCCGCAACCTCAAAACTGAAGTGAGTGAGGGACCTAATGGTCCGAAGATATCCTACGGTTCTGCTAAATGGCTTTGGATTGGTAGTTTGGTCTTTCACTGGTCATTCCTTATCATCGTCATCCGACATCTGAGGTTTTTCTTGGAACCAGTACCCGGTTTTGTTCGGATAGCGGATGCTCTTGATGGAATGTTGCAAATTGGTCTGCCACCAATTTACTTGACAGATCTCTTCTTTTTGTTGGCTGTAACCTTCCTGTTGGTTCGAAGATTCGTCATTCCGCAGGTTAGATACATCTCTCTTCCTGCAGATTTCTTCCCGCTCTTTATGATTATGAGCATTGCGATTTCAGGAATCCTTATGCGTTACTTCTACAAAGTCGATATAATTGCTGTCAAAGAATTGGCTATTGGATTAGCGCAACTACATCCTGTTCTCCCCGCAGGAATTGGAGATATCTTTTACGTACACATATTTTTGATTAGTGTGCTGTTCGCTTATTTCCCCTTAAGTAAACTGATGCATATGGGTGGAATTTTCCTCAGTCCGACTCGTAACATGATGAATAACAGTCGAATTGTTCGACATATAAATCCTTGGAATCATGCTGTAGAGGTTCATACCTATGCTCAGTATGAAGATGAGTTCAGAGAAAAAATGAAAAAAGCTGGTATACCGGTGGAAAAGGAGTGA
- the dsrK gene encoding sulfate reduction electron transfer complex DsrMKJOP subunit DsrK produces the protein MAKPEKVKLPKPGELSNIDFKTPATDWMDTPVNFKPGTYAWGAKEKDLLTLGLPNPRQWSPADEDWKLPEGWKTTILDGIAERLSKYRSFKIFMDICVRCGACADKCHFYIGSGDPKNMPVLRAELLRSVYKKYFTKSGKFLGRLAGGRELTEDVLKEWWYYFFQCTECRRCSVFCPYGIDQAEVTIIGRELLNLVGLNIDWIAGPAAACYMKGNHLGLEPHAITGNIETMCDDIEDLTGIRIEPSFNRKGADILFITPSGDLLGDPGIFTNMGYLMLFHELGLNYTWSTYASEGGNFGFFTSNDMAKRLNYKIYAEAKRLGVKWIIGGECGHMWRVLNQYMDTWNGPADFLEVPRSPITGTVFENARSTKMVHITEFTADLIKHNKLKLDPSRNNHLKVTYHDSCNTSRGMGLLEEPRYIIKAACNNFYEMPENTIREKTFCCGSGSGLNASENMEQRMRGGFARANAVKYVKEKHGVNVLANICAVDRAALPALMDYWVGGVDVYGTHELLANALVMTGEKERTTDLRGDDLPGKEGNE, from the coding sequence ATGGCAAAACCAGAAAAAGTAAAACTTCCTAAGCCGGGAGAATTATCGAACATTGACTTTAAAACTCCTGCAACGGATTGGATGGACACACCCGTTAATTTCAAACCGGGTACCTATGCCTGGGGCGCTAAAGAAAAAGATCTTCTAACCCTTGGTTTACCAAATCCAAGGCAGTGGTCACCAGCCGATGAAGACTGGAAATTACCAGAGGGCTGGAAGACAACAATCTTGGACGGAATAGCTGAAAGACTGAGTAAATATCGCTCCTTCAAGATATTTATGGATATCTGTGTTCGATGCGGTGCCTGTGCTGATAAATGCCACTTTTATATTGGCTCAGGGGATCCTAAAAACATGCCAGTTTTAAGGGCCGAACTATTGAGATCAGTCTACAAAAAGTATTTCACAAAGTCTGGTAAATTCCTAGGACGCTTAGCCGGTGGTCGGGAACTCACTGAAGACGTCTTAAAGGAATGGTGGTATTACTTCTTCCAATGTACTGAGTGCCGTCGCTGTTCCGTTTTCTGTCCTTATGGAATCGACCAAGCAGAGGTAACGATTATCGGTAGAGAACTTCTTAACTTAGTGGGCTTGAACATTGACTGGATCGCAGGACCTGCTGCGGCCTGTTATATGAAGGGGAATCACTTGGGACTTGAACCCCATGCTATTACTGGTAACATTGAAACGATGTGCGATGATATCGAGGATTTAACGGGTATTAGAATAGAGCCATCGTTCAACAGAAAAGGTGCTGATATTCTCTTTATCACACCATCAGGAGACCTTTTAGGGGATCCAGGTATTTTCACGAACATGGGCTATCTCATGCTTTTCCATGAACTTGGCCTTAATTACACATGGAGCACCTATGCATCAGAGGGTGGTAACTTTGGATTTTTCACCTCAAATGATATGGCCAAGAGACTTAACTATAAGATTTATGCTGAGGCGAAACGGCTAGGGGTTAAGTGGATTATAGGTGGGGAATGTGGACACATGTGGCGTGTCTTGAATCAATATATGGATACTTGGAACGGGCCAGCGGACTTCCTTGAAGTGCCAAGATCGCCGATTACCGGTACTGTATTTGAAAATGCAAGATCGACTAAAATGGTTCATATTACCGAATTTACGGCTGATCTAATTAAGCACAATAAACTAAAATTAGATCCATCTCGGAATAACCACTTAAAGGTAACCTATCATGACTCCTGTAACACATCTAGAGGTATGGGACTTCTTGAGGAACCACGGTATATTATTAAGGCTGCTTGTAATAATTTCTACGAGATGCCTGAAAACACTATTAGAGAGAAGACGTTCTGCTGTGGTAGTGGTTCAGGGTTAAACGCCTCGGAAAACATGGAACAGCGTATGAGGGGCGGTTTTGCTCGAGCAAACGCGGTTAAATATGTTAAAGAAAAACATGGGGTAAACGTACTTGCAAATATATGCGCAGTCGACAGAGCCGCTCTTCCAGCACTTATGGATTATTGGGTAGGGGGAGTCGATGTGTACGGTACCCATGAATTGCTAGCAAATGCCTTGGTGATGACAGGTGAGAAAGAAAGAACAACCGACTTACGTGGTGATGATCTACCGGGGAAGGAGGGTAATGAGTAA
- the dsrJ gene encoding sulfate reduction electron transfer complex DsrMKJOP subunit DsrJ, with translation MYKGGKIIASLIIFVAFLTFPFFYNMGKVNAGPENLDSNIKLTANTQCVEPASFMRANHMQLLNDWRQAYVRDGKTVYTNSQGKKFEINLDTCIKCHSTGAASNTAGVSNPALNTTGSSKTLASNSDQFCVSCHNYASVELTCWSCHSEPGGATK, from the coding sequence ATGTATAAAGGCGGAAAAATAATCGCGTCGCTTATCATCTTCGTTGCTTTCCTTACCTTCCCGTTCTTCTATAATATGGGGAAAGTTAACGCTGGACCAGAAAATCTTGATTCGAATATTAAGCTAACAGCGAATACCCAGTGTGTTGAACCAGCATCCTTTATGCGAGCCAATCATATGCAACTACTAAATGACTGGAGACAGGCTTACGTTCGTGATGGCAAGACCGTCTATACAAATAGTCAAGGAAAGAAATTTGAAATCAATCTTGATACATGCATAAAATGTCATTCAACTGGAGCGGCATCGAACACAGCAGGTGTTAGTAATCCGGCATTAAACACAACAGGATCGAGTAAAACGTTGGCATCAAATTCTGATCAATTCTGTGTTTCATGCCATAACTATGCATCAGTGGAGCTGACCTGCTGGAGTTGCCATTCTGAACCAGGGGGGGCAACAAAATGA
- the dsrO gene encoding sulfate reduction electron transfer complex DsrMKJOP subunit DsrO, giving the protein MSINRRQFLRRAGIVTALGLGGSFVINAAGSKLAEAAAESTYGTSTQGLAAKHWAMVVDMSKFKSKDDFKRVSQACDLIHNVPDIGNTKDEIKWIWEDDYEHTFSGGENEYLTESFKELPFVVMCNHCENPPCVKACPTGATFKRPDGIVDMDYHRCIGCRFCMGACPFSARSFNFRNPRPFIKENNPDYPTRTQGVVEKCIFCVERLAKGQKPACVEVSKGGLIFGDLDDPNSEVRKIISSKFTIRRKAELGTQPSVYYLVGGGEHA; this is encoded by the coding sequence ATGAGCATCAATAGAAGACAATTTCTGAGAAGAGCTGGTATTGTTACTGCTTTAGGACTTGGTGGTTCCTTTGTGATCAATGCTGCTGGCAGCAAATTGGCAGAGGCAGCGGCTGAATCTACGTATGGGACATCTACGCAAGGTTTGGCTGCAAAACACTGGGCTATGGTAGTGGATATGAGTAAGTTTAAGTCAAAAGATGACTTTAAGCGGGTTTCCCAGGCATGCGATCTTATCCACAATGTTCCTGACATTGGTAATACAAAGGACGAAATAAAGTGGATATGGGAAGACGATTACGAGCATACATTTTCTGGCGGAGAAAATGAATATTTAACTGAAAGTTTTAAAGAGCTACCATTTGTAGTCATGTGTAATCACTGCGAGAATCCTCCCTGTGTCAAGGCCTGTCCCACTGGGGCAACTTTCAAAAGACCAGATGGAATTGTTGATATGGATTACCATCGTTGTATCGGTTGCAGATTCTGCATGGGGGCTTGTCCCTTTAGCGCAAGAAGCTTTAATTTTAGAAATCCTAGGCCTTTTATTAAGGAGAATAATCCGGATTATCCAACGAGAACACAGGGAGTTGTCGAAAAGTGCATTTTCTGTGTGGAACGATTGGCTAAAGGTCAAAAGCCAGCCTGCGTGGAGGTCTCAAAAGGTGGGCTAATATTTGGCGATTTGGATGATCCTAACTCCGAGGTTCGAAAGATTATTAGTTCTAAATTTACGATTCGACGCAAAGCAGAATTAGGGACTCAACCGAGTGTTTACTACCTAGTTGGAGGTGGAGAGCATGCTTGA
- the dsrP gene encoding sulfate reduction electron transfer complex DsrMKJOP subunit DsrP, with protein MLEKALTGSKKYWAWVFCLLAVIAVGVLAYLRQYSYGLGLTGMSRDVTWGLYIAQFTFLVGIAASAVMLVTPYYLHDFKKFGKMVILGEFLAIAAIIMCILFIFVDVGQPMRILNVLLYPQLHSVMFYDMCVLCGYLAINFIVGWTTIGAERKGTPSPKWVKPIIYLSIPWAFSIHTVTAFLYAGLPGRHFWLTAIMAARFLASAFAAGPSLLILLCLIVRKVSKFDPDPPGVGAIQSLVKIIRYAMIANVFFYICEVFTAFYSGLPEEMAPFKYAFVGLDGHASLVPFMWTATVLAFLGIALLIFPTRKNSVLLPIALISVFLANWIDKGIVLILAGFVPNSFGRVTEYFPSGNEIAIVLGVYAIGMLVLTIFYKVAISVREQNL; from the coding sequence ATGCTTGAAAAAGCTCTAACCGGTAGTAAAAAGTATTGGGCATGGGTTTTCTGTTTACTAGCTGTCATCGCAGTCGGCGTCCTGGCTTATCTCAGACAGTATAGTTATGGTTTAGGATTAACGGGTATGAGCAGAGATGTTACTTGGGGCTTGTACATTGCCCAGTTTACCTTTCTAGTGGGTATTGCCGCATCGGCTGTTATGCTTGTCACTCCCTATTACCTTCACGATTTTAAGAAGTTTGGTAAAATGGTAATCCTTGGTGAATTCTTAGCGATTGCCGCAATTATCATGTGTATCCTGTTTATTTTTGTTGACGTCGGTCAACCAATGCGGATTCTAAATGTCCTCTTGTATCCCCAGTTACATTCTGTCATGTTTTATGACATGTGTGTACTATGCGGTTATTTGGCCATCAACTTTATTGTTGGTTGGACTACCATTGGTGCTGAAAGAAAAGGAACTCCTTCACCAAAATGGGTTAAACCTATCATTTACCTTTCTATTCCTTGGGCGTTTAGTATTCACACCGTGACTGCATTCTTATATGCTGGTCTTCCAGGTAGACATTTCTGGTTAACGGCTATAATGGCAGCACGTTTTCTAGCATCTGCGTTTGCAGCTGGACCTTCACTTCTTATTCTATTGTGCTTAATTGTACGTAAGGTAAGTAAATTCGATCCTGATCCTCCGGGTGTTGGAGCGATCCAATCGCTTGTAAAAATTATTAGGTATGCCATGATTGCGAATGTTTTCTTCTATATTTGTGAGGTGTTCACAGCCTTTTATAGCGGTTTACCGGAAGAAATGGCACCCTTTAAGTATGCGTTCGTCGGACTTGACGGACATGCAAGCCTTGTACCCTTTATGTGGACTGCCACAGTTCTAGCGTTTCTTGGGATTGCTTTGTTAATATTCCCGACTCGTAAGAATAGTGTACTCTTGCCAATAGCTCTCATATCCGTCTTCCTTGCAAATTGGATTGACAAAGGTATTGTCCTCATTCTTGCTGGATTTGTTCCAAATTCCTTTGGTCGAGTTACGGAATATTTCCCGTCAGGTAATGAGATCGCTATTGTGCTAGGTGTCTACGCCATTGGTATGTTAGTTCTCACTATTTTCTATAAGGTTGCTATTTCAGTTAGAGAGCAGAATTTGTAA
- a CDS encoding TusE/DsrC/DsvC family sulfur relay protein codes for MSQLVVGSLVVELDEDGFLEDHSVWTEDVARALANTEEVEELTEEHWKLINYLREYYDQFGVAPMVRKMVKDSGFDQKKIYELFPAGPGKGACKIAGLPKPTGCV; via the coding sequence ATGTCTCAACTTGTTGTAGGTAGCTTAGTTGTAGAATTGGATGAAGATGGATTTCTAGAGGACCATTCAGTATGGACTGAAGATGTAGCAAGAGCTCTTGCTAACACTGAGGAAGTAGAAGAACTTACCGAAGAACACTGGAAGTTAATTAACTATCTCAGAGAGTACTATGATCAGTTTGGTGTTGCACCGATGGTTCGTAAAATGGTTAAAGACTCTGGTTTTGACCAAAAGAAAATTTACGAGTTATTTCCAGCTGGCCCAGGGAAAGGCGCTTGTAAAATTGCAGGTCTCCCGAAACCAACTGGTTGCGTGTAA
- a CDS encoding lipoate--protein ligase yields the protein MTHDGIKTKIVLSTSFNPWHNLALEEHLFRQVEKNQVILYLWQNQNTVVIGRHQNAWKECRCNQLEQDGGKLARRLSGGGAVFHDLGNLNFTFIMDRAQYDLQKQLKVILEALKKLNIKAEFSGRNDITVEGRKFSGNAFYFEHDKAYHHGTILINVDIQKLSAYLQVSKEKIASKGVDSVQARVGNLSAFLPDISIESMKVALIQSFEELYGTNSSDPVSVGEASYDLEELYQKYSSWEWLYGKTPSFDIVMEKRFPWGGIELGLSLKNGFIKEAKVYSDAMNSHLIDQITFVVCDLPFDIEQMVSTISKVECSFDDKVIINDLAAWLLSKAGDI from the coding sequence TTGACTCATGATGGCATTAAAACGAAGATAGTCCTTTCTACATCCTTTAACCCTTGGCATAATTTAGCCCTTGAGGAGCACCTCTTTAGACAAGTCGAAAAAAATCAAGTCATTCTTTATTTATGGCAAAACCAAAATACAGTTGTAATTGGAAGACATCAAAACGCATGGAAAGAATGTCGGTGTAATCAGCTAGAGCAGGATGGGGGGAAATTGGCTCGCCGATTATCAGGAGGTGGTGCTGTTTTTCACGACTTAGGTAATCTCAACTTTACGTTCATTATGGACCGTGCACAGTATGATTTGCAAAAGCAGCTAAAAGTAATATTAGAAGCTTTAAAAAAACTCAATATTAAGGCTGAGTTTTCGGGCCGTAATGATATAACGGTTGAAGGGCGTAAATTTTCGGGAAACGCGTTCTATTTTGAGCATGACAAAGCCTACCATCACGGAACCATTTTGATTAATGTCGATATTCAAAAACTATCAGCATATCTCCAAGTTTCCAAAGAGAAGATTGCCTCGAAAGGCGTGGATTCTGTCCAAGCTAGGGTCGGGAATCTTAGTGCGTTTTTACCAGACATCTCTATCGAATCGATGAAAGTAGCCCTAATTCAGAGTTTTGAGGAATTATATGGAACCAATTCGAGTGATCCAGTCTCTGTAGGTGAAGCATCCTACGATTTAGAAGAACTTTACCAAAAATACTCTTCCTGGGAATGGCTTTATGGCAAAACTCCGAGTTTTGATATAGTCATGGAGAAACGTTTTCCTTGGGGAGGTATAGAACTAGGGCTAAGCCTTAAGAATGGATTCATAAAGGAAGCAAAGGTTTACTCTGACGCAATGAATAGTCATCTTATTGATCAGATAACCTTTGTAGTTTGTGATCTGCCCTTTGATATTGAACAAATGGTCAGTACGATAAGCAAGGTTGAGTGTTCTTTTGATGATAAGGTAATAATCAATGACTTAGCAGCTTGGTTACTAAGCAAGGCAGGCGACATTTAA
- a CDS encoding nitroreductase family protein, giving the protein MEAILSRRSIRKYTNQTVSKEIVHELLEAGMCAPSAGNERPWHFIVIEERPLLEEIMKVHQFSKMLNEAPLAILVCADVTCDKYPGTNYWIQDCAAATENILIAAKEKDLGTCWLGVYPKPERVEGIRNIFALPAHVFPFCVIALGHPAEIKAPIVRYDETRVHHNCW; this is encoded by the coding sequence GTGGAAGCAATTTTAAGTCGGCGTAGTATTCGAAAATACACAAATCAAACAGTGTCTAAGGAAATAGTTCATGAGCTTCTTGAGGCTGGTATGTGTGCCCCTTCGGCAGGAAATGAACGACCTTGGCACTTTATTGTGATAGAAGAACGTCCTCTCCTAGAAGAGATTATGAAAGTTCACCAATTTTCCAAGATGCTGAACGAAGCGCCCTTGGCAATATTGGTCTGTGCGGATGTAACCTGTGACAAGTATCCGGGGACGAACTATTGGATACAAGACTGCGCGGCTGCAACAGAGAATATCTTGATTGCAGCAAAGGAAAAGGACTTGGGGACGTGCTGGTTAGGAGTGTATCCAAAACCAGAGCGGGTCGAGGGTATACGTAATATCTTTGCCCTGCCTGCGCATGTGTTTCCGTTTTGTGTGATTGCATTGGGACATCCTGCAGAAATAAAAGCCCCAATAGTACGTTACGACGAAACGAGGGTCCATCATAATTGTTGGTAA
- a CDS encoding HD domain-containing protein, translated as MAKERLKKQIEFIVEIDKLKRIFRQNVVIETLEQENDAEHSWHMAVMAILLSEYSSTTDLNVLRVLKMLLIHDLVEIHAGDTFCYDEKGNLDKLDREQSSADKLFNILPSDQAQEIMDLWHEFEAMETHEARFAASLDRLQPLLLNYNTDGHTWKKPGISSEKVLKRNAVLEKPVPQLWDYVQEIIEDSIQRGYLER; from the coding sequence TTGGCGAAGGAACGATTAAAAAAGCAAATCGAATTTATTGTGGAGATCGATAAGTTAAAGCGGATTTTTAGACAAAACGTAGTCATTGAGACTTTAGAACAGGAAAATGATGCAGAACATTCATGGCATATGGCTGTTATGGCGATTTTACTGTCCGAATACTCATCGACCACGGACTTAAACGTGTTAAGGGTTTTGAAAATGCTGCTTATCCACGATCTTGTAGAAATTCACGCGGGGGACACCTTTTGTTATGACGAAAAGGGCAACCTCGATAAGCTAGACCGCGAACAAAGCTCTGCCGATAAGCTCTTTAATATCCTTCCATCAGACCAAGCTCAGGAAATCATGGATCTGTGGCATGAATTTGAAGCAATGGAGACTCACGAAGCGCGTTTTGCTGCGAGTCTTGATCGATTACAACCTTTACTACTAAATTACAATACGGACGGCCATACGTGGAAAAAGCCTGGTATCTCAAGTGAAAAGGTGCTTAAAAGAAATGCTGTATTAGAGAAGCCTGTTCCCCAACTTTGGGATTATGTTCAAGAAATTATTGAAGACTCTATTCAGAGGGGTTACCTCGAGAGATGA